The following is a genomic window from Zerene cesonia ecotype Mississippi chromosome 13, Zerene_cesonia_1.1, whole genome shotgun sequence.
GCTCTCCGTGAGGTATTGTTTCGAGGTTGTTATGAGCTGGAGTTTTTTTGAAACACTCTTTTTTGACTGCCTCATTCACAAGCGCTATTCTCACGAAGTAATAATTACGGAACTTTGTTACCGCGTCGCAAAAATGAAGtagattgtatttaaattaattaaaccgaTGGAGAAAGACAGGgtattattaatgatattgtgcaaataatataaaatagtgcaTTCCTAAAGCCAACATCATGTGGTGTTTCCAATTTCTGTATTAggagaatatttttattaaaaaaaagtttaagttTGTCCTGTCTAGTTTAGTTATGTCCATGATATAAAAGCAGTGCAACTGCACTTCTCTCGGcgaatactaaataatttcccatttattaataaatcgaaTTCTGACAAAGCAACATAGTGCACCATTATTGACCGACTGGCgccaaatttataaaacatccgATGCATTTGTTTAAATAGTATGTTTGGTAATTTAATCGTTTGAGTGGAAAACCATGTTAATTGATATTCATTTAAAGGTCATTAAAGTAGTCAACAAATTATTCATTCGTGAATGTTCGTGATATCTTTGTACTAGGGATATAATAGTGCTTATATTCTTCTGGAATTTATCATAGTTCGATATAATCTATCCTACGCGTCCTCGagtaatttatgataaatattacgtaCACGGGATTGTAATTTGCATTGATTTAAACcttcaatttatatgttttaatttcacgTATACCTAGGCGTCAAAAGTACCATGAGAatcttctttttattaaattacaaaagaacAAGCTTACTTCATCTCATAAACTAGCTTATTGGTTGATAGAAGTTCTCGATATTTTATGTCACGTTTTATATATAGACACTTTTAAACCGTAGCTGACGACCgagattttatattgaaatttatatgttacttAACAACTAGGTACATATAatttcgtaatattttaatttgaattttttattttattctaattaatacTCAATTTATCACTAAAATCAGCAAAGGGAAAGGGGAGAGAATACTTTGTAGGTACTTTACACTCGAGgataaatatgtaaactaaactataaacaaatgttaacCACCAGTCAACAATCTCGCGTGATTGTTTTACTAAGCGCTGACCTCACCTGACGCCGGTTCAGCTATTTCTATGAGGACATTGGAATATTAATGCTAAGAGCACGAGAATTACTACACTTGAACACAAGCATGTcgttcaaatatattatattaaataaataaacatgttatattttttttaattttattagttttttcaatattttaaacatattaagtccaataatcaaaaaatttaatatgtctaTTAGATGACAATCGACAATtcccgaaaaaaaaaattaaatattcttgtGGAAAATCAATTCCACTATTTACAGGactccaataaaataaaattaaattctcttaaattaaatctaaaattaaatttttcaggtgtacatttattcaatcatcatgaaattaaatcaccgaattttacttataaaatcatCATACATATACAATTATCTGGAGGGCTATACAATATACCTCTGTGGTGGTGTGGTACAAAACTCCCTTGCTATAAGCTTGTGtaagttagaaataaaaagctCAGAGACAACAATAGACAACAtagaagttttaattatacctATCTGAAAAGTCATCTCCATCACttgtatttactatatatataacaaaacatgaCCAAAGttcattgaaatatgtatgtttacaGATACTATCATAAAAAAGTGTATTACTAACCAACAGTCAAGTAACTGTTCCTTGCGAATGTTTTTCAGTTCAAGGAAATGAGAGATTGccaaaacgtatttttattgactattattagttttaattttaattttttattttcacatctgcaaaaactactaacgCTAGCATAGAAATGTACATACTTAAAATTGGCcgggtaaaaaaaaatattgcctgTAAACTATGTATATCGAACATCAGAGCATTTTGTACCACCATCCTAATAAAACGACTTCAGAGATCGTCAACCGGCCGTGACCGCTTTGTGGTCGCCATCTACCTCGATGCACGTCACTTACGTAATAGAGGTATTTACTCATAATTTACCCTTTTTACTGATGTGTGCAGTAGGACATGTACTTCGTGTTATGATTacgtcatataaataaattgaaggtACATACCTAaatcgttatttaaaaaatacatatatttctcACTGGTAATACTAGAGTGCTTACTACCTACgtttattgtaaaatctataatacattttatgtatgtttgtaataaagtCACAAACTTCATAGATATCcgattttgtgttaaaattatttcagcaaTAAAAAACTGTAGTCCACAGACAATATTATGCTATAGTATTGCTGAGTGGCATACaggctatattattttaccagCGGGTTGGTGGACGGAGTGGAACGGAGTTCCTAGTTTCGCAAATGTTGCAGTAAGTATCTACAATCCTTCGACATAGACAAATCCacttaaatctaaaaatatctTAGTTAAACTATGCGGTAGCTGTAGATTCAGCCTTGGTCCGTTGCTATCGTTCCTATAACTCAATCAAtgtctatattaattttaaaaggtaCGATTTTAGCCAGAGTATTAttgaaaaacacaattataattgaattctaatcataatttgtttttagtgTGCTTCTGGTAAAGTTACATTCTGAGTATAAATATTCGGAGATTCTGCTACTTGTAGATTCTGCTGCTGTAGCTACTATCAAGTATATAGGCAGTAAATGAATTGTGCATCTactgtataaaaacaaaatcgatATCTACGAAATACCAGTCCAGTATTGGGACTattggtatatttataaattatagtcgGCAAAGGTGTAATGTGGATTGTCTAATAGTAAATTGTATACGTAGGGCTTTTTGCAGAAGCAATAAGTCTCTGCTAATGTGTTGTCGACTTTAAACAATGATGATGAGAAAGGATTAATgaagggaataaaggaatggattaggtaggataagaaaaaggatacCGGCCTCCGGCTTCCGTCTCaacgaacgaaacacaacagCATGTaggtatgaaaaaaatatgtaaatattttagaaacatgattaaaagaaagtttattacttattttaaagaaggtaatgttaatattattactacttATTGCATCTGTGGATGTTATCATCGCAGTGGATTATAGTCTGCGTATATTGACATGTGTCATTTCTATCCTTCGTAGCGTCCTAAACTGTCAATTTTTTAAgtcttaaaaatacaattcttcttttctttattaagtAGGTAACTTGATTCTACTTGAATCTTTAAACTGTATCGTCCCCAACTTTTAATAGTGAGCAACCTTTGGAAAATACCTCATTAAACAGAAGCATCTCCAATTGAGGTTATTGTTTGATATTGTCAACATCGCTagttcattaatataaatgaatagtgAAAAGAGAAATGCCCGTGGAAGAGGTCGGGGTCGTGGCCGTGGCCGAGGGCGAGGTCGTGGCCGTGGTCGAGGCAAAAAAGTGCCCAAAGTGATGTCGTCTGACGAAGAAGAATGTTCCATGGAAGAAACTGCACAGGAACAAGAAGAACCAGCTCCAGAGGAAGTTAAAGAAGAAAACGAACAGAATGTTCCGCCGAAACGTAAGTAATATTGCAAAGTATAGATCACTTAGCTGTTTCATTGCTTAGATACATATAGCATACAGAAAATGTAACCATGTAAGTATAATAGCCATGATTAACTTGAAAAGTATTTACATACGATGTAAAGgcacaaaatttatatcaaacgaTGTGATAATTACTTAATCAACTATGTCATCCAAATTGTTATAGTATTGCTTCATTTAGTttacataatgtattaataaatgtgaaaaaataatcatattaccACTATAATCAATATTCTTCTTCCAGTGGAGGTTCCCTCTGACATATCACAATTAGAAGCACCAGTTTTCACAACAATTCAGCGTGGTCCTCCAGAGCCCATGTTGCGGCTAGAGTGGGACCACCGAGCCAATCTGATTGGAGAGAAAGTCCTCAATCCCATGATATACTGCTGCGATACTTGTTCCAAACCCATACTCATATATGGAAGAATggtaatcataatttaaatatgatttttaaattaaatgcactgtcattttcattttcttatttttatactgcTCATGTTGAAGAAGTTATAGAAAAGCTAAAAAGATTAACAACATCtaacatattgtattaatttcagATACCATGTAAACATGTGTTTTGTTTGACATGTGCTAGAGCAGACCACACTCATTGCCCAAGGTGTAGAGAAAAGgtattgattttaaagtaACATAAAAGGTTTTATTGCAACTATTGGTTTAGGATAATCATGAATACTTATTAGTATATGTTTGGCAAAAGTATGTTCTATATTGTGCCATAAGAAAGTTAAAACCGTTAGGTTGTAAAATAACTCGCTAGATTATAGACTGTTGAAAAATTTTGGTCCATAACTTTAAGTGAATGGgtcacatttatatattatgccaTTTTTGAAAGCATTGctttatgtacatgttactttgctgttgttttgttatatcataaaattatgtgaaatatgcaacatttatttattatgcatttttGAATAACTTTATATTGTGTTGTAGGTATTAAGAGTGGAACAAACAGGTCTTGGGACTGTGTTTATGTGCACACATTCAGGATCGAGGTACGGCAATACTGGCTGTAGGAGGACCTATTTATCTCAGGTGCGTGTAATACTAATGTGttagcattattttattctttgcCACCTAGAGCCGACAATTTCACAAACATGGCAATCAACACTAGAATATATCTATATCGAAAAATCACTCCTATTTCATCAATTGTTTTTGCATACAATCATAAAaagaattcattaatttattctaacaAAGTTTCTCATTCAgaatattagtaagaaatgtatacattaaaaatgttaaagattgttatttgtaaccatcgtatttatttaagacaGATCAGATTTGTTGTGTCCATTGAAAGGTACTATgacttttttacattttttatttgtataaaaattaaaatcaccattcattaatcattatgtttttcatttcagAGAGATTTGCAAGCACACATAAATCACAGGCATGTGTCTACAGGTGGAGATGCCAAACCCGAGCCTGAGCAGACATCTGTTAATCTGGTTAAACCATTATcggtaaatatacaattattttttaacaaaacaatttcgAGGCACttaaaacattgtattataagagaacattatttcttgttttacttcaattaaatacattatattcattaaaacaaaaattttcgATTGTAATGTTTATCTTCTGtagcattttatatacttgTCTTTGGTTTTTACTCTGATTGCAAaaggatttaatttaaaactacattatAGGTTCCAAGTAAAGCTGGAGACCCCAGATCTCATAATGCTGGTATTGGATCCCATGCACACCAGCATTCAGAGAGGCCAAGGGCATCCAGGGCCAATCTCATAGCGGTGCCAATACATGATCATGAACCACACAATTACTACAATTATTATCAGGTgagtttaatgtttatttatgcttCACTACTATTgactttatttgaaattatgtacagtttaaaataaagtgaaaataaaccaccttttttatgattttttttttatttgaaagccttCTGTGTGATCCCGTTTAAGTTTGGTCTagatctgacaatttgaaagtgatttaattttttagtaagcaataattttttgttctctCTGCAGCAGAGCCCGCAGCCGGTGCCGCCGCCCGCGGTGCCGGTGGCGGTGTCGAGCGTGTCGGTGCTGCACAGTATGGCGGTGCCGCCGCCATACTACGCCGCGCCTGGCTACTCCGCGCCGCCCAACACTTATGTGGGACCCGGTGTGTTGcgtgtttattgatttttttttttttgacatgaaaacttttttatctgcattttttttgtaaggaAAAATGTTACGGATCTATATCGACGTGCTAATTATTTCATGTCTATTGGCAGTCACTATTACTGTTTACTGCATTCAGAGGAAGGGTGCTTTggtctaatttaaaaaaagtcagtcttattcaaataagaaatagagaactttttttataatttgtattttttttagtatttaagaGTCTCTCTGAATCGTATATCTTTATATGCTTCGAGTTGCATGCTAATGCAAATGACGTCTGTTCAGTTGTTTAAAGATTTCCAATTCATGATTTctacaattttcataattaaatttactttttcaacaatttcaaaataaagtaagaagttatcaatttaactgtatttttattactttgttaCCTCAgcactttcgactgggtgaactgGTTTTGaggattcttttttatttaatagtttatttaaaatcattaaaatctaaaaccCATTAAgctctgacaatttgaaggcgattaattttcttaaaaatagttatgaaTGTTATGTAAGTAAATCTTTCTCATATtgaatttccttttaaatttttaccagGTACGACAATGACAACAAACGTAGCGGGCGTATCGCCAATGCCGACTCCAGTACCGATGCCTCCAGTTGCCAACATGCCGGATAATTCCAGATGGCCAGACACTTACCAACAAGCAACATCTGTACCTCAGTGGCCGCAGAACCACTACTACAGGTAGCATACGGAAGACATGGATGAATACTACTTTGATGAGAATTATGGCTAGAAATAATTGTGGAAAAATAACATTGGGAATTACGAAACTGGACTCTTCGAAGCAGTTGTATTCTGTGAGACGATTGACTCATTGCAGTTTGTTAACTTTTAGTGTACTGTGCATTGGATATTGTGGTGGAACTAAGGAATACTGTACTATAAAAGTAGTAGTATACTATAGAAGTGGCTTGAAGCGACTGTACACAGAATAATTACTTGATAACTGTTAAAATATGGTTACTTTCAAACTGCTACTCaagcgtatttttatttttcgctgTTCTGCGCGAAAAACAAGTCGGAaacataatttctaaaattagcaataagaatgttatattatactaaggTTTATCGAGAAAAGCATCACTATTgatgcttttattaaaatgtgtataaataaaacatatattaaaatcaattagttatttatttaacactatcatattataatatttacaaacatacatccactCACTAATACCATTAACAGACATTACaacaaatgcaaaaatattaataccaCAAATAACTGTatcagaaatataaataatttcagtttagaaaagtatttacaaaatgtaacACAGTTGCAATGTAGGACTTTCGTTTTTATAACGAATTTTGAAtctaattatcttattatttatcaaacattCAACTGTTTTGATCAACTAAATTGTGATTTATCGAATGATAATCTCAGTATAACGAAAATTCAAAACCTGCTTCATACCTATTCAGTCCTTACAAAATCCTTTTCAATGTTGGTAAAGATATTATCCTCTTCCCAACACACCACTTGAATATTATGTggttaaaatacattatctcCTACAGACATTCGCAattgtaaaagtaataaactgAACAATCGATTATTACATGCAAtgtaataaacacattaaGATCAGATATCAACATATGTTACACTATTATTGTCCCATTCAACTTCAATTTAATCAGGATATTAGGACTTTTTCTATGTGTTCAAATCACTTCATTCTCTTATATACATGCTTGAATTAA
Proteins encoded in this region:
- the LOC119831058 gene encoding E3 ubiquitin-protein ligase Hakai isoform X1, translated to MNSEKRNARGRGRGRGRGRGRGRGRGRGKKVPKVMSSDEEECSMEETAQEQEEPAPEEVKEENEQNVPPKLEVPSDISQLEAPVFTTIQRGPPEPMLRLEWDHRANLIGEKVLNPMIYCCDTCSKPILIYGRMIPCKHVFCLTCARADHTHCPRCREKVLRVEQTGLGTVFMCTHSGSRYGNTGCRRTYLSQRDLQAHINHRHVSTGGDAKPEPEQTSVNLVKPLSVPSKAGDPRSHNAGIGSHAHQHSERPRASRANLIAVPIHDHEPHNYYNYYQQSPQPVPPPAVPVAVSSVSVLHSMAVPPPYYAAPGYSAPPNTYVGPGTTMTTNVAGVSPMPTPVPMPPVANMPDNSRWPDTYQQATSVPQWPQNHYYR
- the LOC119831058 gene encoding E3 ubiquitin-protein ligase Hakai isoform X2 codes for the protein MNSEKRNARGRGRGRGRGRGRGRGRGRGKKVPKVMSSDEEECSMEETAQEQEEPAPEEVKEENEQNVPPKLEVPSDISQLEAPVFTTIQRGPPEPMLRLEWDHRANLIGEKVLNPMIYCCDTCSKPILIYGRMIPCKHVFCLTCARADHTHCPRCREKVLRVEQTGLGTVFMCTHSGSRYGNTGCRRTYLSQRDLQAHINHRHVSTGGDAKPEPEQTSVNLVKPLSVPSKAGDPRSHNAGIGSHAHQHSERPRASRANLIAVPIHDHEPHNYYNYYQSPQPVPPPAVPVAVSSVSVLHSMAVPPPYYAAPGYSAPPNTYVGPGTTMTTNVAGVSPMPTPVPMPPVANMPDNSRWPDTYQQATSVPQWPQNHYYR